GTCGTGCAGAATGCCGTCCTCCGCCACGCGGTTCAGCACGCCGTTGGAGCCGACGAAAGAGGTGTTGACCGCGCCCACAAGTATAAGCGCGCCCGAGAGCACCACCGCGGACTGCATAGCCAGCCTTGCCCAATAGGGGCCGGAAAGCTCGAACGCAAGGCCGCTCAGCAGATTATCGGAGTATTTTCCGGCTATCAGGTCCGGAGGGATGATAAGGGCCGCGACAAAGGTAAGAACTCCCGTGAAAAGCACGCTGTAAATAAAAATTGTCTTTACCGTTTTTTTCAGGTTTTTAACCTTCGGGTCCTCAATTTCACGGTAAACCTGGGCAAGAGTCTCTATCCCGCTCAAAGCAAGTATGGAATGGCCGAAAGCCATTATTATGCCGATAATCCCGGCAGTCTTAAGCCAGGGGAAATTTACGGTCCAGCCCAGAGCCTCCGGGCTGAATTGAGGCCGCAGCGGCGGAAGAGAAAAACCCCTGATATAAAGCGTGGTTCCCGCCCAGGCCATCAAAATTACGGCGACCACTGTTACGAAACCTATTATTTTGATATTGTTATCGGCGGATTCTTCCACGCCGCGGATATTTTCCCGCCAGAAATAAGCCGTTACCAGCACCGCGAAAAGCATCGCGCAGGCTCTTGAAGGCATTTGCCAGCCGATATTTACAAGCGGCATCAAATTTTCCAGCAGGCTGGCCAGGTAAAGTCCCGCGGTAACGGAACTTATGGGCCCGGTAAGCAGATAATCAAAAATAAGGGCCGAGACCGAGAGTTTGGCCATTACCTTGCCCATCGCCTCTTTGACCACCACATAAACCCCGCCGCGCACGAACATAATGCAGGATTCGGTGTAAACACCGAGCATTAGTCCGGCAAACAACATAACGCCCATTATGTACCAGGGAAAAGCGGGGCCAAAGGCCTTCGAAGCTATGCCGCCGGCGTAATAAGCGCTTGAGCCGAAATCGCAAAGCACTATGGAAGCGGCCTTCCAGAAAGAAATAAAGCTGAGCATGGCGGTGCTCAGCACAAAAACCTGTTTAAATTTGTTCGGGACCATAAAAGTTCTGTTCTTCAGTGATTATATATATTTTGACGGCGGGAAAGTATTTCTGCGAGGCTCACTAATTTAAGCGGCGCTTTTAAGCAGGTCGCAGACCGCCTCGGGTGAGCCGGTTGCAAGCAGGGTTTCAATGAAGGCGGGCTGGAAAATACGGGAAAGCTTTGAAAGCATATTAAGGTGTTTCTGAAAAAAAGCCGGTTTATTGGGGGACAACAGGAGCATGACCGCTTTTACCGTGAGCCCTGAGCTTTTATCCTGAAAACCGGCAGGCAGCAGGCCAAGCGCCATATAGAACCTGTCAATTTCAGTGAATTTGGCATGCGGGATGTAAAACCCGGTTTCAAGCACTTGGTTTAATCTTTCAACCTCAGCCACTTTCTGGGAAAGCATTTTGCCTGTAATGAGGGTTCCGAGCTGGGGATAAATTTTTTCAGTCAGGAAAGCCACGGCGCTTTCCCTTGAAAATTCGTCTTTGAGGAAGAACACATTTTCCGGATTTAGCAGGTAGGCAAAACTCACGCTGTCCAACTGTTTTATCATAGAGGGCGGCTACAAAGCTTCTGAAGTTATATGTTATCATTTATTCCGGCTCGCGGTCAATTTACAGCAGAAAATAGGGACTGGAGGTCAGGCTGGAAGAGCGGATGAGGAAGAAAAAGATGACGGATGATGAAGCCGCGGCGGCAGGTGTTGACAGAGGGGGTACCTGGACAAGGCTTTCCTGCGTTAACTCACGGGGAATTGAACTGCGCGGAACGCGTTTTCCCACCTCGGAACTGGGCCGGCTCGCAGCGCGGCTTGAAAAGGAATTCAAAAAATTAAAACTGAAAGCTGATCTGCCGCTTATAATAGCCACCAGGGGGGCGTTTTCAAAAAAATGGAAGAGAGATTTTTTGTTTAAAGCCGCCAGCGGGCGCTTTAACCTGCTGGATGTCATCTCCGACGCCGAGGCCGCCCATTTCGCCGCTTTCGGCGGAAAAGAGGGACTGCTTCTGATAGCGGGCACCGGCGCAGTGGCATTTTACAGGGATAGCGCGGCCAGGCTGATTAAAACAGGCGGCCATAACCCCGCGGGCGGCGACCCCGGCTCAGGCCGCTGGCTGGGGAGGCAATACCTGAAAAAGCTTAACAAGTCCCTTACCACAGGACTGAGCCATGGCCAGACCGCCGCTTATGCCGCAACGCTGATCGCCGCGGCGGAGAAAAAAGCGGGTTGGCAGCGCGAACTGGTATCGCGCGCCCAAAACAGTCTGGCCGGACTGATTATCAAAAGTCTGAAAACCTCTTCCCGGGCCAAAAAAGTTAAAGTCGTGCTGACCGGCGGCCTTATAAAAAACAAGTTTTTCAGAAGGGGGCTCGTACAAAGGGCAAGAAAGCGCGTGCCGGTGAAGCTTGTTTTCACCGTCCTGAAAACCACAGCCCAGACGGCCGCCGCGCGCATGGCGCTCAGGAAACAGCGCGCCATAGGCCATACGCCATAAGCCTGAAAAAAGGGCGGACAAAACCATGAAAGAATTATCGGTGCTTAACAAAGCCCTGGCGGAAGGCGGCAAAATACTTTCGGCTAAATTCGGCAAAGTCGGCTATCGTCTGAAAGGCCGGGCCAACCTGCTTACGGAAGCAGACCTGGCTTCGCAGGAAAAAGTGAAAGCGGTAATACGCTCCGCGTTTCCCAAAGACGGCTTCCTGGCCGAGGAAGACGAAACCCCGGACCTTTCCGCCAGGCGTATCTGGGTTATTGATCCGCTTGACGGTACCACCAATTACGCGCACGGATTCCCCGCCGCCGCGGTCTCCATAGCGCTTGCGGCCGGAGGCAAAATATTAGTTGGCGGAGTTTGCGACCCTTTCAGGCGGGAGGTGTTTACGGCCCGGCGCGGGGGCGGCGCTTTTCTTAACGGCAGGCGCCTTGCTGTTTCAAAAGTTCCTTTCCTTTCAAAAGCCCTTCTGGCAACCGGATTTGCCTATGACCGGGCCGAGAAAGCCGATTTTTACTGCTCTTTTTTTTCGGACTTCATGAAGCTCTCTCACGATGTGCGGCGCATGGGAGCGGCCTCGCTTGACCTGGCGTGGCTCGCCGCGGGCCGCACCGACGGATACTGGGAATTCGGCCTTAAGTCCTGGGACGTGGCGGCGGGCAAACTTTTGGTGGAGGAGGCGGGCGGGCGGGTGAGCGATTTTTCAGGCGGGCCCTGGAAGGAACTTGCGGCCTACGGCTCACAAACGCTGGCTACCAACGGTTTTTTGCACGCGGAAATGCTCAGGCGGATAACCCGAATCCTGAAATCAGAACAGATTCCTATACTGTAATCAGGGAAACAAAAAAGCACAGGATTCTCCGCGGCAACGGGTCGGGAATTTCCAGCACCCCTTCCCAACGGCTGAGGTGACACCGCATGGCGGTTTCCCCTGCCTATGGCGCCGGCCGCGACTGAGGATCGCTTTCTGTATCCCCTGTGCTGAAAAGGTCCGCAACGAGTTCTCTGGCAGCCTGCCTGAAAAAATATTCCTCATCCGCTCCAGTCTTTGCCGAACGCAAAATCTTGCCGCTTGAAACTTCCACTACCTTTGCCGTAAACAGA
The sequence above is a segment of the Elusimicrobiota bacterium genome. Coding sequences within it:
- a CDS encoding inositol monophosphatase family protein, with translation MKELSVLNKALAEGGKILSAKFGKVGYRLKGRANLLTEADLASQEKVKAVIRSAFPKDGFLAEEDETPDLSARRIWVIDPLDGTTNYAHGFPAAAVSIALAAGGKILVGGVCDPFRREVFTARRGGGAFLNGRRLAVSKVPFLSKALLATGFAYDRAEKADFYCSFFSDFMKLSHDVRRMGAASLDLAWLAAGRTDGYWEFGLKSWDVAAGKLLVEEAGGRVSDFSGGPWKELAAYGSQTLATNGFLHAEMLRRITRILKSEQIPIL
- a CDS encoding PTS sugar transporter subunit IIA, whose protein sequence is MIKQLDSVSFAYLLNPENVFFLKDEFSRESAVAFLTEKIYPQLGTLITGKMLSQKVAEVERLNQVLETGFYIPHAKFTEIDRFYMALGLLPAGFQDKSSGLTVKAVMLLLSPNKPAFFQKHLNMLSKLSRIFQPAFIETLLATGSPEAVCDLLKSAA
- a CDS encoding APC family permease, with protein sequence MVPNKFKQVFVLSTAMLSFISFWKAASIVLCDFGSSAYYAGGIASKAFGPAFPWYIMGVMLFAGLMLGVYTESCIMFVRGGVYVVVKEAMGKVMAKLSVSALIFDYLLTGPISSVTAGLYLASLLENLMPLVNIGWQMPSRACAMLFAVLVTAYFWRENIRGVEESADNNIKIIGFVTVVAVILMAWAGTTLYIRGFSLPPLRPQFSPEALGWTVNFPWLKTAGIIGIIMAFGHSILALSGIETLAQVYREIEDPKVKNLKKTVKTIFIYSVLFTGVLTFVAALIIPPDLIAGKYSDNLLSGLAFELSGPYWARLAMQSAVVLSGALILVGAVNTSFVGSNGVLNRVAEDGILHDWFRHLHHKYGTTHRITNIIAITQILIILISGGDIFLLGEAYAFGVLWSLTFNTASMIILRFKKSDEKRDWMFPGNIKVDNVYVPIGLTAVLLVLLAATGMNMLTKKIATIGGVLFTVTFFTIFHISEKLNQKKAQLYAPDEDAEEKLNMRCEADINTIIPELKKPRCVLIPARNPNNLLHLKTVLETVDDATTDIIVLSAKIARGIATGQETMGEDDKELFRAVVLMAEKYGKTVKPFFMFSNDPFYSIAHIAQAAGVDEIVMGVSGSFGAETQLEKLAMAWGMLKRSEGASKTVTARVIWEGRQMSYQLS